Sequence from the Microbacterium sp. 1.5R genome:
CCACTGTGGGAAGTGGCTGCGTTCGTTCGCGATCACGGTCAGGTGCGCCTGCTCGTCGGCACTCAGCGCGAGAGCGCGACCGATCGCGTGCAGGACGGCGCTCGAGGGGATGCCGACGCGACCCTGCTCGAGGCGCTTGTAATAGTCGAAGCTCACGCCCGACGACGACGCAACTTCGCGCCGCCCACGTCCGGAGCGCCCGCGCCAGTGTTGCAGCAGGGAACCGAGAGTGGGGTTGGCCATAGCGGAAGTATCCCGCACGTGAGTTTCGGCAGTGTTTCTGGGTCGCGCGAGGCAGGACTCCTCCACCTTCCCTGGCCGTGAGACACCTAGTCTCGACCCGGCCTCCCGCCCCGCTCCGTCTCGCTCGAAAGTGGATGTATCGCAACGAGCGCACCGGAGGTGGACATGGAACTGGATGGCAGGACGATCGTCCTCACAGGAGCGACGAGCGGGATCGGGCGGGCCGCCGCCCGACTCTTCGCCGCGCACGCCGCGGTTCTCGTGGTGCAGGGGCCGGAGAGCGATAGCGATGTTGTCGGCCTGCTTGAGGAGCTCCGAGAGATTGGCCGTGCACGTGTCGAGTACATCGAGGCCGACTTCACACGCCTCGACGAGGTCCGCCGCGCAGCAGATGACATCCGCGCGGTCACCCCATCGATCGACATCCTCGTGAACAACGCGGGGGTGCCCGGGGCGCCCTTGCGTCAGCTCACCGATGATGGCTTCGAACGCACGCTTCAAGTCAACTTCTTCGCACTTGCACTCCTCACCGAGCGGCTCAGCGCTTCGATCGTCGACGATGGTCGGATCGTCAACGTCGGATCCACGACCCACCGGATGACGTCGTTCGATTTCGATGATCCCGACCTTCGCGACGGCTATGACCCGGTGCGTGCCTACGCCCAGTCCAAGCTGGCGATCGTCACGTACACCACGTGGCTCGCAGAGCGACTGCCGCGCGGGATCCGCGTCGTGAGCATCAGCCCGGGCGTCATCAGCACGACGCTGCTGCATTCGATGTTCGGAGCAGGG
This genomic interval carries:
- a CDS encoding SDR family NAD(P)-dependent oxidoreductase, giving the protein MELDGRTIVLTGATSGIGRAAARLFAAHAAVLVVQGPESDSDVVGLLEELREIGRARVEYIEADFTRLDEVRRAADDIRAVTPSIDILVNNAGVPGAPLRQLTDDGFERTLQVNFFALALLTERLSASIVDDGRIVNVGSTTHRMTSFDFDDPDLRDGYDPVRAYAQSKLAIVTYTTWLAERLPRGIRVVSISPGVISTTLLHSMFGAGGASVDHGGRRVVEAAAAEVPSGSYIDDGELVAASDDALDERNQKALAALTRERIS